The Desulfallas thermosapovorans DSM 6562 region GTCGGGGTATGCCCGTCCGGTGCTCTGACCTTTGGTGATCGTGCGGAGTTGTTACAGCTGGCCAGGGAGAGAATCAGCAGCGGTGGCTACATAAACCATATCTACGGCGAAGATGAAGCCGGGGGAACAAACTGGCTGTATATTGCGGACGTTCCCTTTGAAGAACTGGGCTTCCGCACCGGAATTACCACTAAACCTCTACCGGAGTATTCCGAGAGTATTCTGCGCTTGACCCCTGCCGTGGGGCTGGGTTGGGGCGCTGTGCTCACCGGCCTTTACGTCTATAACAGGCGTAGAAACGAAGTCGCCCGGGAAGAAAAAATAAGCAGTGTAAAAAAAGGTAAGAAAAAATAAATACCGTTTATTCAATGACGGGGAGGTAATGATTTATGGCAGCTACCAACAGCGATGCGGGTAGGTGGAGATTCCCAATGACCTCCACCAGATACGTGCTGTTATTTTTAGCAATAGTGGGGGCACTGCTGATGGTGTACAGGTTGGTGGTCGGCCTGGGTAGCACTACCAACCTTAATGACCAATGGCCCTGGGGCTTGTGGATAGGTTTCGACGTTCTTGTCGGTGTGGCCCTGGCCGGCGGCGGTTACAGTACCTGCCTGCTGGTGCATGTGTTAAGAATTAAAAAGTTTAATGCCATTGCCAGAGCAGCCATGCTTACTTCGTTAATAGGTTATCTACTGGTGATGGCCGGGCTTTTTATGGATATCGGCCGCTGGTTTAATTTCTGGCGCCCCTTTGTTTCCTGGGGCTACCACAGCGTCCTTTTCGAAGTATTTTGGTGTGTGTCCCTGTATACTATGATCCAGTTGCTGGAGTTCGGGGAAGTTGCTACGGAAAGAGTTCAACAGGGATGGCATAAGTATATCAAAAAGATTCTACCGGTGCTGTTTATAATCGGAATCGTGCTGCCTACCTTACACCAGTCATCCCTGGGTTCCCTTTACGTAATTGAGGTGGGTAAATTGTACCCGCTGTGGTGGTCCATGCTGCTGCCGGTATTTTTCCTGATGTCGTCCTTTTTTGTGGGACCGGCCATGGTGACACTGGAGTCATTTTTAGGTGCCAGGGCGCACGGGCATAAACCCGAAACCGGTGTGTTGTCGTCGCTGGTTAAAATCTCAGGTTACCTGCTGGTTGTTTACCTGGTGTTAAAGATTGTGGACCTGTTTTACCGGGGTGCGGCGGGTCTGGTCTTTGCAGGCAATCTGGAGGGCAACATGTTTCTCCTGGAAATGATTGCCGGGGTAATTATTCCCATTATTATTTGCTTTAACTCCAAACTGCGTAATAGTAACGCCGGTTTGATTGGCTTCAGCGTACTGGTGGCAGGCGGTGTTATTCTTAACCGGATGAACGTGGTTTTCACCGGTATGGCCGGTTTTATGGGCGGGTTTTATTTCCCATCACCAATTGAATGGGGCGTAAGCATTGGTCTCATTGCCACCGGTGTACTGGTTTACCTGTTCGTGGTGGAAAATTTCAAAATTTTACCTGGCGAGGGCAAAGGTACAGGAACGATGCCGCTGGTATCGAAGGACAGAACTTCACAGAAGCTTTCAGCTTGATAAAAAACATGTGCTCCAGCATGTTTTTTAAAAAATTTACCTTGGTTTTACTTTAACCCCCTATGATTGTAAATCCCATGATTTGCCGCCACCGGTACCAAAAAACCGGTGGCGGAACCAACTTTTTTGCTCTTATTGTTTGAAAGGATTTTTAGTCACTGTATAGAAAACCCTATAATAATGATATTTCAATACAAATGTGATCCAAAAAAACACCGGGAAGGATAACTTCAATCATCCGGTATAAACGGTGATAAATTTTGAATATAAAACAATTGGAAGCTTTTTTGCATATTGCTCAACTAAAGAATTTTACCAGGGCGGCTGCCCAGATGAATATCAGCCAACCTGCTATTAGCCTGCAGATAAAGGCGTTGGAGGAAGAGTTAAATATAACCCTCTTTGAACGCAACGATAAGAAGGTTGTACTTTCTGAAGCCGGCCGGCTGTTATTTCCCATCGCCATGCAAATGATCCGGCAGTACAACAAAATCAAAGCCGGTATTGACGATCTGCGGGAGGTCAAGGCCGGGCATCTTATGTTGGGTGCCGTTCCGGTGGCCGGGGAATGTTTAATGCCCGCCCTTATCGGCGGTTTCCGAGAGCAGTACCCTGCCATTACGGTTTCCCTGCAAATCGGGGGCAGTGTTCAAGTATCCAGGTGGATCAAAGAGCGGGACGTGGAAAGCGTAATCGTGGGCTATCCCGTTAAGGCCGACGGGATAGAGTGCCGGCCCTGGCTTACTGACCAGATGACGGTGATAACACCGCCCTGGCATCCCCTTAGAGGTGAGGAAGTACCCCTGGCGGCATTGACCAACGAATCCATTGTGGTGCGGGAAGTGGGTTCAGGCGGCAGGCAGGTTTTGGAGCAGCAACTGCTGAAACATAATATTACCCTGGATCAGTTTACCAGTGTATTGGAATTGGGTAGTGCCCAGGCTGTTATCAACGCGGTCAGGTTGGGACTGGGTATCGGTGTGGTTTCCCGCTGGGCAGCAGGTGAACTGATTGAAAAGGGCGTTTTGGGGGAGATAACGGTGCAGGGTCTGAACTTTAGTTACGAGTTTTACTTGGCCTGGAACCAGAACAAGGAGAGTATCGCCGCCAAAGCATTTCGCACCTTTATTACCGACGAAGAAATGATCCGCCGTTTGTTAAGGACCAAAAATTAATAGACGGTGTTTTATGGTGTTTTATTTTTATGATATTTTATTTAAGGAAGACAAACGTTACCGAATAGCAATAACTTCATGATTTGATAAGATAAGATCCGGACGCTTCTTTTGCTAACCGGGTCTTTTTTACTAAGGAAGCTATTGGAAAATTTTGTACTCCCCACATCCACTCCGCCGCCGACCTGGATAGGAAAACGGGAATATCAATTTCGCAAGCACAGTATGCTTTCCTTTGGACCGGATATTACTGTCTTAAACAAAATTGATGCACCTACCCAGGAGTGCGCAAACATATGTTTTAACAGGGATTTTTTTGAGGACATCGCCCGTGAGGCAACTGGGAAAAGGAACATCATCAAAGGTTTGGAGTATGCCCCCAGTTCCCAATTGATGCAAACTATTTTGCTTTTTGAGCACGAAGTGGGGAACTATGGTAATGGGTGTCCGCTGATGATTCAGAGTATTTGCGTACAGTTGGCTATACAGGTGCTACGCTGCATGAATATTAACGGCGTTGGTGGCAGGAAATACAGTCGGGAGAACAATTACGTAAATAAGGCAAAAGATTATATGCATGCTTATTGTAATGCGGGAATTAGTATAAATGATATTTGCAAGGAGATTAATTTAAGCCCCTTCCATTTTATCCGTCTTTTTAAGGCCCAGACGGGAAAAACTCCCTATCAATATCTGTTGGAAGTAAGGATGCAGCAGGCGGAAACCCTATTAAAGGGTGGATGTTCGGTGGAGGAGGCGGCCCGTTTATGCGGTTTTGTTAATCCGGGGCACTTTTCCTCTCTTTTTAGGCGCATTGTAGGCATAACACCGTCATCATATAGGAAAAAATATTTTATAAATTTTAAAGAATAGGGACTTGATTCATGATTTTTCCCAGTTTTTCCCGGTCAATCACCATGTCCTGGAAGGGCTTGCGGCGGGTACGGTGCAGCAGCGCCAGGTTTACCGACTGCCGCACATCTTCTTCGAGTACCTCGGTTCGGCCATGCATGGCGGCCACAGTTTTAGCTGCTTTCATCATTACCAGGTCGGCCCGGTGCCCGTCAACTCCCATCTCCAGGGCGATTTTTGCTATCAGGAATAGCATGGTATCGGAAATGGTGACCCCCGGTAACATTGCTTTGGCGGCTTTTATTTGCCCCCGCATTTTTTCTTCCTCAACTTGCCATGTTTGGCCGAATAGCTCCGGGTTTTCTTCGAAAGCAGCCCGGCGTTTAATTAGTTCCACCCGCAGCGCCGGGTCGGTAATGCCGGTTACATTTACACACAAACCGAAGCGATCCAGCAACTGCGGTCTCAGCTCACCTTCCTCGGGATTCATGGTACCTACTAAAATGAATTCAGCCGGGTGGACAAAGGAAACCCCTTCCCGCTCCACGGTATTTACCCCCATGGCGGCCGAGTCCAGAAGAATGTCCACTATGTGATCATCCAGCAAATTTACTTCGTCTACATACAGTATCCCCCGGTTGGCCCGGGCCAGCACGCCGGGCTCAAAATGCTTTTCCCCCTTTTTAATGGCCTGTTCGATATCCAAAGTACCCACCACCCGGTCTTCAGTGGCAGCCACAGGCAAATCAACCACCCGCATTTTCCGGCTAATCCGGGGCAGAACCTCACCGGATGCCAGCCGCTGCCGGCAACTTTCGCACATGGTGGTTTCATCAATGGGGTTGCAGCTAAAGGGACAGCCGGCTACCACATCAATTTCCGGCAGCAGTGCCGCCAACGCCCGGACAGCGGTGGATTTAGCCGTACCCTTTTCGCCACGGATTAAAATACCGTTTAACCGGGGGTTAATTACGCTCAGTAAAAGCCCCATTTTCATTTCTTCCTGACCGACAATGGCGCTAAAGGGGTAAATCTCGTTGTTTTTAATCAAGACTTATCGCCTTCCTTTTTAAATGGCCTAAAGCCCAACAGCTGTTCTATTAATTAGCCCGCCTCACCGCGTCCACCAGGGTTTTTGCCTTTAATTCCTCCAGTCGATAGAAATCAGCGCCCATAACCCAGGCCAGCTCTCGGGTTACACCGAAGGTTACCCGGGTATTTTTTTCCACATCCACCACCAGGGATTTGATTCTCTTGTCAACGCTTATTATTTCTCCGGCCTGTAGCGCTTCCAGCAGTGGCTTGGCGCCGCCCAGGCTGACGTTGCTTTTGCCGTCTGTAATGATAACCAGCAGCGGCGCTACCTCCGGGTGTTTGCGAAGGTGTATGGACGCCAGTTCATATGATTTTAGGAGCCCTGCTGCCAGTGGTGTTTTCCCGCCCACCGGCAAATCTTTCAGCAGTCTTTGTCCCATATCTACACTGTTGGTCGGTGGCAGTAGAATTTCCGCGGTTTTGTCCCGAAAGGTTACCAGACCGATTTTATCCCGTTTTTGATAGGCGTCCACCAGCAGAGAAAGGATGGCCCCCTTGGTCTCTGACATTCGCTGCCGGGCGCCCATGGAACCACTGGCGTCCACCACAAACAATATCAACTGCCCGGTGTGTTTTTCCCGTACCTTTTCCCGGATATCAGATTTCTCAATAATTACGGCCACATCAACGTCCTTTTGCCGCCGGCACTGGTACGGGGCGGCCGCCCGCAACGTGGCATCAAAGGCCAGATCATTCTTGCCCGGCTGCATGGTGCTGCGTACGTAGCGACCGGAACGCAGTGTAGTTTTAGTCCAAAAGCGCCTCCCGCTGTCCCTGCGTGCCAACCGGTCATGGCCGGCGGATAAATGTTTAACCAGGAAAGGTTCGATGATATTAAATACCATTTGATGTAGCAGTGGGGAGGACCCGTTTTGGAAATTCCCCCGTGCTTTGCCGGTTCCATTGCATGCCGGCGCATTATTCAAAGAATTATTGGCCGTGGGCACCGGCCGGTTTGCCCGGCTGCAATTGCTGTGGTCCACATGGTCCGGGTTAGCCGGTTCACCTGGCTGCTGGTTATTATCACCGGGATTGGCTTTTTCACCTGGCTGCTGCTCTCCCATTTCCCTTTGTCCGGTTGTTTCATGGTTATCCATACCTTCCATATGGGACTGCTGTCTGGACTGCCGGGCACGGTGCAGTAGCACCAGCTCGGCGGCTGCCAAAACATCCTGTTCCTGTACTTCATCCCGCCCGTGCCAGGCCGCTACGGTGCGGGCGGTGGCAGCCAGGGTGATATCGGCCCGGTGTCCCGGTGTCCCCCGGGCAAGGCACAAACCGGACACCAAATTTAACAGCTTACCGGTTATCTTTACCCGGGGCAATAATTTTTTGGCGGCGGTAATTCGCTCCCGCAGCTCTTGCTCCCGGGCTGCCCAGCGGGTGTAAAATTCCCGGGGATCGGCTTCAAATTGCTCCCGGCGCCTGATTATCTTTACCCTCTGCCCGGGGTCCAATTCCCCCTCCACCTGCACACAAAGCCCGAAACGGTCTTTAAACTGTGGCCGCAAATCTCCCTCTTCGGGGTTCATGGTGCCGATCAGTATAAATTGTGCGTCATGGGTATAGGAGATCCCTTCCCGTTCCACCACGTTTACCCCCATGGCAGCTGCATCCAGTAATATGTCAACAATATGGTGATCCAGTAGATTTACTTCATCTATGTAAATAATACCACGGTGTGCCCGGGCAAGCAGCCCCGGCTCAAATGTAGGAACTCCTTTCTTGATGGTTTGCCCGAAGTCAAGCCCACCCAGCACCCGGTCTTCGGTGGATGACACGGGTAATTCGATCACCTGTACCTGCCGCCGGGTTTGCGCCAGTATTTCCCCATTTGCCAGCCGTTTGCGGCAATGGGCGCATAGTCGCTCGGCTTTTTGCGGGTGGCAATTAAAGGGACAGCCTTTAACCACCGCCACTTCGGGCAGCAGCGCCGCCAGAGCACGCACCGCAGTGGACTTGGCGGTTCCCTTGGCGCCGCGAATTAAGATACCTCCTAAATGCTCATTTATAGCGCATAATATCAAGCCCAACTTTAGTTTTTCTTGACCGACAATAGCAGAAAAAGGGTAAACCATTCGGTGATACGCACACATTGGCGGCTCCTTTCCTAACCAGGACAACCAAATACAGTTAAGGCCTACTTGTAGTTTAATTATAACATATGTTCATAACCAGGTGGGCAACTATTAATTAATAAAAATTTTTTTGTATTTACCAGAAGCTATATAATATAAAAAAGGAAGGAGCACGTTGATTATTGTTTCAACGTGCTCCAAAGGCCTTGGAGGATTTTGATTAATATAAACCTTCCTGAACTACACCTTCATAATTAATGTCATTTTGCAGTAAATCTTTATCCCTTAACCAGGCGATAACATTGTTGACGTCCTTTTCAACCGGAAGTTGTGGCTGTGGGTAGCTCTGGACTTGATAACTGTCTACAATTTGTTCCGGGATATTAATGTTTGCCACCATGAGACCTTTATATTTATCGGGTTCACTGTTTATATCCTGCACCGCTCTGGCATAAGCCTTGTAAAAGCGGGAAACCGCCTCGGCTTTTTGATCCAATACCTCTTGCTTCATAATTACTACGGACTGGGAAAGGTTTTCTCCCGTTGTATCATCAGCCACTACCCTGGCTCCCTTGGATACAGCGTAGGATATGTTGGGGTCCGGGACCGTGATGGCATCAATTTGGTTGTTTAATAGCATTTCCACCCTCACCGGTATCTTAGCCACCGTCGTTTTTTGCACATCCGAGGGGTTCATGCCTGCCTGGCGTAAAATGCCGTCCGTTACATATTCGATAATGGAGTTGTTGGAAATGCCGATGCTTTTACCTTTCAAATCCTGCACCGTTTCAATGTCACTGCCGGGGGAGGCCACAATGGCAAAGCGTCCCTCGGGCGGGGTTGCCCCCAGGGCTATGGAGGTTATGCGCAAATCCTCCCCGGAGCTTTTCAGTAAGAGGGCGATCATCATATCTGTAACCATGCCGTCCAACTCACCGGATTGAAAAGCACTCTGGCTTTCCACGGGGCTTTGAAAGGGCACAAATTCCACCTGTACGTTCTCAGCGTCAAAATAACCGTTTTCTTGAGCCACCAGAATAGGCAAATTTTCTTCGATGGTCAGGGAGCCGATTTTTAATTTATTATCCGCTGTGTTCTCCCGCCCGTTTTGGGTGCAGCCGGTGGCCGCTGCCATTAATAAAATCATTGCCAGCAGGGTAGTTACTAAAAACTTGAAACGCATTGACTTACCTCCCGGTATTTAAATTTTTCTTGCGGCCGCTTTTATAAATGAACCCAGGAACACAGCACCCTTTCGCAGGCGTCCAACAGTAAATAAAGCAGAAAACCCATCAGACCCATGGCTATGATCCCGGCGAACATTTGATCATAAGCTAAACTGCTCCAGGAACTCATAATAAAGTAACCGATCCCTTCCTGGGTGGCGTAGGTTTCCACCAGGAAAAGCACGGACATGGCAATGCCCAGTCCCAGCCTTAAGGAAGTTAAAATGGCGGGAAGACAGGCCGGAAAATATACGTGCCGGTACAATTCCCATTCGTTTGCCCGCAGGGATTTAACTGATTGCACGTATTCCCTTTGCAGGTTTCTGGCGGCGTCCCGGGTGGTGACCAGGATTAAATAAAATATGGTTAAAGTGATCAATACAATCTTGGAAAGGTTACCAATCCCCAGCAAAATTAGAAAAACCGGCAGAAATACTACTTTGGGTATGGGGTAAGTAAGATATATCAGGGGCGCGGAAAACTCATCGGCCCTGCTGTTTTTCCCCAAGTACAACCCCAAAGGGACACCCAAAAGAGTGGAAATGACCAGACTAACCCCCACCCGGTAAAAACTAATCTTGATGTGGGGGAGTAAATCACCGGTAATAAGTTGAAAAAAACTTTTGAATGCCTCCAAAGGAGGTGCCAGAGCAGGGGTGTTTAATACTACAGATAGTAAATGCCAACACGCAATCAAAAATAAAATGGATATTAAAACGTTCAAGGGTTTCTGAACAATGTCTTTTTGTTGCATAATTATTTGACACCCCTTAAACACGAGCGCAAAGAGCCGGACATTTCCAGAAATTCCACTTTACCGCGGGCGGTGTATTCACCGGCCAGCGGGTTGGGAAGTTCTTGAATAATAGTACCCGGGCATGCTGACATGATAAAAATTTTTTGTCCCAGGAAAACTGCTTCTTCTATGTTGTGCGTAATGATGAGAATTGTTAGTTTTGTTTCCTGCCAGAGCTCAATAAGAAAATCCTGCATTTCCTCCCGGGTAAGGGCATCCAGGGAAGAGAAGGGCTCGTCCATGAGTAGAAGTTCCGGTTCCAGAACCAGCGACCTGGCAATAGCCACCCTTTGCCGCTGGCCTCCGCTCAGTTGGGCCGGATACCGTTTTCTTAAATGTAGTAGCCCCAACCGGTGGAATATTTTTTCGGTTTTTAAATCGATTTCTGGTTTGGAAAATCCTTTAATTTTCAGGCCCAGTCTAACGTTATCCCATACGGTCTTCCAGGGTAATAAACCATAATCTTGCAAGATTAAAGCTGTTCTATCGCTGTCCCTGGGCGGTTTACCATTTATTAATACCGTTCCTTGGTAGCTTTGATTTAAACCGGCCAGAACGTTTAACAGTGTACTTTTGCCACATCCCGACGGTCCGATAATTACGCCTGTACACCCGAAAGGAAGGGATAGACATACATCTTTCAGGGCGGGGGTTATTTGTTTATTATGAACATATTCCACGTATAAAGATTTAATTGATAAATAATCCATCTTTTAATTCTTCCCCAGCCCTCTCATGTTGAAATTGATTAATGTTTTACATGCCATATCCATATCCGCCGGTTCATCGCCGTTGATCCATGATAAAATAACCTCACGGAAGGCGCCCACAAAGGCGGTAGCGCTAACCCGGGTATCCTGAATTGGTATCAACCGCTGTTCCATTAGTTCATCCAGATCGATTTTGGTGAGCCTGATCAAGTCGTTTTCTATATCCGTAAATTTGGTGTTAACAACCGCACTACTTTGGGGGGAAAGGTCTAAAAGGATTTTGGCCAGGTGTTTTTTTTTCATAAATGTTCTAATACAAGCTTCCATGGAAGCGGCCAGCTTGTCAAAACCGTTGGTATACTGGGTTCTTTCCTTTTTAATAATTTCAAGGAGCTCATCGTAAAACTCTTTGATGATGGTGTCGATTAAAGCTTCTTTATCCTTAAAGTACAAATAGAATGTACCCGTGGCGATTCCGGCCTTTTTGGCGATGGTCTTGATGGAAATGCTGCCCGTTTCTTCCTTAGCCAGGATTTCCCTGGCCACGGTTAGTATTTTCCTTTTACGTGCCTGTTGTTTTTCAATTACTTTCTTGGTCTTGTTGTATACCATTGCAGACTCCCGTAGATCTATGCCAGGTTATGTAAATGCATGAAATGAACTTGGTTCAGTTTATGCATTTGATTTTATCCTGTATATTTTGCAATGTCAAGTATCAAGTAACCATAAAAGGGCAGGTGGTTGTGCATAATAACAAAAACTAAAATATAGGTGATATTATGGATAATAGTAATAATGAAAGAAAAAAGCATGTCCTGGCTATGATAGACCGCAAAAAACCGTCAGTGGCAGCCGGGGACGATAAATTTCTCAAGAAAGAGGCCGGTGGAAAGGACAAAGCCAGGGGTGACTACACACGTGTCACAACCTTTTCCTATGATGAAGTAGACCCGAGCTGACTTGGGTATAATAAGGGGGCTTTTAGGTTGAAAAGTTATAGAAAAGAACTGTGGTTTGAAGTTTCCAAGAGGCGGGAATTGATTAATATTACCCCGCTTGTGGACGAGTGTTTAACGGAAAGCGGTATCAAAGAAGGACTGCTCCTTTGCAACGCCATGCACATAACGGCCAGTGTATTCATTAACGACGATGAAGCCGGGCTTCACCGCGATTTCGAAAACTGGCTGGAAGAACTGGCACCCGAAAAGCCATATTCGCGTTATCACCATAATGGTTTTGAAGACAACGCAGATGCCCATTTAAAGCGTACTATCATGGGAAGGGAGGTCGTAGTTGCCGTCACTGACGGCAAACT contains the following coding sequences:
- a CDS encoding ABC transporter permease, whose product is MQQKDIVQKPLNVLISILFLIACWHLLSVVLNTPALAPPLEAFKSFFQLITGDLLPHIKISFYRVGVSLVISTLLGVPLGLYLGKNSRADEFSAPLIYLTYPIPKVVFLPVFLILLGIGNLSKIVLITLTIFYLILVTTRDAARNLQREYVQSVKSLRANEWELYRHVYFPACLPAILTSLRLGLGIAMSVLFLVETYATQEGIGYFIMSSWSSLAYDQMFAGIIAMGLMGFLLYLLLDACERVLCSWVHL
- a CDS encoding ABC transporter ATP-binding protein, coding for MDYLSIKSLYVEYVHNKQITPALKDVCLSLPFGCTGVIIGPSGCGKSTLLNVLAGLNQSYQGTVLINGKPPRDSDRTALILQDYGLLPWKTVWDNVRLGLKIKGFSKPEIDLKTEKIFHRLGLLHLRKRYPAQLSGGQRQRVAIARSLVLEPELLLMDEPFSSLDALTREEMQDFLIELWQETKLTILIITHNIEEAVFLGQKIFIMSACPGTIIQELPNPLAGEYTARGKVEFLEMSGSLRSCLRGVK
- the nrfD gene encoding NrfD/PsrC family molybdoenzyme membrane anchor subunit, with protein sequence MAATNSDAGRWRFPMTSTRYVLLFLAIVGALLMVYRLVVGLGSTTNLNDQWPWGLWIGFDVLVGVALAGGGYSTCLLVHVLRIKKFNAIARAAMLTSLIGYLLVMAGLFMDIGRWFNFWRPFVSWGYHSVLFEVFWCVSLYTMIQLLEFGEVATERVQQGWHKYIKKILPVLFIIGIVLPTLHQSSLGSLYVIEVGKLYPLWWSMLLPVFFLMSSFFVGPAMVTLESFLGARAHGHKPETGVLSSLVKISGYLLVVYLVLKIVDLFYRGAAGLVFAGNLEGNMFLLEMIAGVIIPIIICFNSKLRNSNAGLIGFSVLVAGGVILNRMNVVFTGMAGFMGGFYFPSPIEWGVSIGLIATGVLVYLFVVENFKILPGEGKGTGTMPLVSKDRTSQKLSA
- a CDS encoding TetR/AcrR family transcriptional regulator; translated protein: MVYNKTKKVIEKQQARKRKILTVAREILAKEETGSISIKTIAKKAGIATGTFYLYFKDKEALIDTIIKEFYDELLEIIKKERTQYTNGFDKLAASMEACIRTFMKKKHLAKILLDLSPQSSAVVNTKFTDIENDLIRLTKIDLDELMEQRLIPIQDTRVSATAFVGAFREVILSWINGDEPADMDMACKTLINFNMRGLGKN
- a CDS encoding secondary thiamine-phosphate synthase enzyme YjbQ, which codes for MKSYRKELWFEVSKRRELINITPLVDECLTESGIKEGLLLCNAMHITASVFINDDEAGLHRDFENWLEELAPEKPYSRYHHNGFEDNADAHLKRTIMGREVVVAVTDGKLDLGPWEQIFYGEFDGKRRKRVLVKIIGD
- a CDS encoding ATP-binding protein — encoded protein: MIKNNEIYPFSAIVGQEEMKMGLLLSVINPRLNGILIRGEKGTAKSTAVRALAALLPEIDVVAGCPFSCNPIDETTMCESCRQRLASGEVLPRISRKMRVVDLPVAATEDRVVGTLDIEQAIKKGEKHFEPGVLARANRGILYVDEVNLLDDHIVDILLDSAAMGVNTVEREGVSFVHPAEFILVGTMNPEEGELRPQLLDRFGLCVNVTGITDPALRVELIKRRAAFEENPELFGQTWQVEEEKMRGQIKAAKAMLPGVTISDTMLFLIAKIALEMGVDGHRADLVMMKAAKTVAAMHGRTEVLEEDVRQSVNLALLHRTRRKPFQDMVIDREKLGKIMNQVPIL
- a CDS encoding LysR family transcriptional regulator; the encoded protein is MNIKQLEAFLHIAQLKNFTRAAAQMNISQPAISLQIKALEEELNITLFERNDKKVVLSEAGRLLFPIAMQMIRQYNKIKAGIDDLREVKAGHLMLGAVPVAGECLMPALIGGFREQYPAITVSLQIGGSVQVSRWIKERDVESVIVGYPVKADGIECRPWLTDQMTVITPPWHPLRGEEVPLAALTNESIVVREVGSGGRQVLEQQLLKHNITLDQFTSVLELGSAQAVINAVRLGLGIGVVSRWAAGELIEKGVLGEITVQGLNFSYEFYLAWNQNKESIAAKAFRTFITDEEMIRRLLRTKN
- a CDS encoding ABC transporter substrate-binding protein, producing the protein MRFKFLVTTLLAMILLMAAATGCTQNGRENTADNKLKIGSLTIEENLPILVAQENGYFDAENVQVEFVPFQSPVESQSAFQSGELDGMVTDMMIALLLKSSGEDLRITSIALGATPPEGRFAIVASPGSDIETVQDLKGKSIGISNNSIIEYVTDGILRQAGMNPSDVQKTTVAKIPVRVEMLLNNQIDAITVPDPNISYAVSKGARVVADDTTGENLSQSVVIMKQEVLDQKAEAVSRFYKAYARAVQDINSEPDKYKGLMVANINIPEQIVDSYQVQSYPQPQLPVEKDVNNVIAWLRDKDLLQNDINYEGVVQEGLY
- a CDS encoding helix-turn-helix domain-containing protein yields the protein MENFVLPTSTPPPTWIGKREYQFRKHSMLSFGPDITVLNKIDAPTQECANICFNRDFFEDIAREATGKRNIIKGLEYAPSSQLMQTILLFEHEVGNYGNGCPLMIQSICVQLAIQVLRCMNINGVGGRKYSRENNYVNKAKDYMHAYCNAGISINDICKEINLSPFHFIRLFKAQTGKTPYQYLLEVRMQQAETLLKGGCSVEEAARLCGFVNPGHFSSLFRRIVGITPSSYRKKYFINFKE
- a CDS encoding putative cobaltochelatase, with protein sequence MVYPFSAIVGQEKLKLGLILCAINEHLGGILIRGAKGTAKSTAVRALAALLPEVAVVKGCPFNCHPQKAERLCAHCRKRLANGEILAQTRRQVQVIELPVSSTEDRVLGGLDFGQTIKKGVPTFEPGLLARAHRGIIYIDEVNLLDHHIVDILLDAAAMGVNVVEREGISYTHDAQFILIGTMNPEEGDLRPQFKDRFGLCVQVEGELDPGQRVKIIRRREQFEADPREFYTRWAAREQELRERITAAKKLLPRVKITGKLLNLVSGLCLARGTPGHRADITLAATARTVAAWHGRDEVQEQDVLAAAELVLLHRARQSRQQSHMEGMDNHETTGQREMGEQQPGEKANPGDNNQQPGEPANPDHVDHSNCSRANRPVPTANNSLNNAPACNGTGKARGNFQNGSSPLLHQMVFNIIEPFLVKHLSAGHDRLARRDSGRRFWTKTTLRSGRYVRSTMQPGKNDLAFDATLRAAAPYQCRRQKDVDVAVIIEKSDIREKVREKHTGQLILFVVDASGSMGARQRMSETKGAILSLLVDAYQKRDKIGLVTFRDKTAEILLPPTNSVDMGQRLLKDLPVGGKTPLAAGLLKSYELASIHLRKHPEVAPLLVIITDGKSNVSLGGAKPLLEALQAGEIISVDKRIKSLVVDVEKNTRVTFGVTRELAWVMGADFYRLEELKAKTLVDAVRRAN